One stretch of Streptomyces sp. R21 DNA includes these proteins:
- a CDS encoding IclR family transcriptional regulator produces the protein MRTSNSPGAGRGVLEGAFALLDAVEQVGQARLTTLAAAAGLPKTTARRLLEQLVELGAVERSGAVFRVGPRIFRLGASWQPSPGLLAAARRPVRELARATGATVGLFVLEEGRTMAAATAPGELEAVMPVRSGMTFPWNTAAGKVLVAGACGSGAGPGLPVLESTGSWSQEAARIRDAGFAVDHGDVVDGVRCVAAPVTDRRGAVVAALCAMTDDSASLRRLTDAVLRARDQLSPH, from the coding sequence GTGAGGACAAGCAATTCGCCGGGGGCCGGACGTGGGGTGCTGGAAGGGGCGTTCGCGCTGCTCGATGCCGTGGAGCAGGTCGGCCAGGCGCGGTTGACCACTTTGGCCGCGGCCGCGGGTCTGCCGAAGACAACGGCGCGCAGGCTCTTGGAGCAGTTGGTGGAGCTGGGCGCGGTGGAGCGGTCCGGCGCGGTGTTCCGGGTGGGGCCGCGAATCTTCCGGCTGGGCGCGAGCTGGCAGCCGTCCCCGGGGCTGCTCGCCGCGGCCCGCAGACCGGTGCGCGAACTGGCGCGGGCGACCGGGGCGACGGTGGGTCTGTTCGTACTGGAGGAGGGCCGCACGATGGCCGCCGCGACGGCGCCGGGCGAGCTGGAGGCCGTCATGCCCGTGCGCAGCGGCATGACCTTTCCCTGGAACACCGCCGCCGGCAAGGTGCTCGTCGCCGGAGCGTGCGGTTCGGGTGCAGGGCCCGGGCTGCCAGTGCTTGAGTCGACCGGGTCGTGGTCCCAGGAGGCGGCGCGGATCCGGGATGCCGGGTTCGCCGTCGACCACGGCGATGTCGTGGACGGGGTGCGGTGCGTGGCGGCTCCCGTCACCGACCGCCGCGGCGCCGTCGTCGCCGCGCTCTGTGCCATGACGGACGATTCGGCGTCGCTGCGGCGGCTGACCGACGCGGTGTTGCGGGCGCGGGATCAGCTTTCACCGCACTGA
- a CDS encoding PLP-dependent aminotransferase family protein, with product MTVRTREQDSQRIVMDTLLHMAASRYKALVDAFASGIRTGRLAAGVRLPTHRGLAAQEGIAVVTATRVYAELEAMGLVSREQGRGTFVREIAVPAGHGIDQQLVATDAVDLSFNYPSLPGQSDLLRQALREVATSGELDSLLRYQPHRGRPQDRASIARHLRRRGISPDADQTLIVNGAQHGLAITVMAALNAGDVVAVDALTYPGFKILADAFRLDLEPIPTTTDGPDLDAFEKLCASRPVRAVYTMPTLHNPLGWVMPESERTRLIKIARQHGSLIIEDASYAYLAEDPPPPLADTAPDITVYVSGLSKSIATGLRVGFVVAPPSMVSSLERAIRATTWNTPALTTAIACRWLDDGTVDHLEAQKRDDARARQVLARQELAGLPLISHPSSYFTWLPLPDDARADRLCATLARQRISVSTAEPFTTSRHTPQALRLALGSTDLDRLRSTLRTVRRVAIEDACA from the coding sequence TTGACGGTAAGAACCCGTGAGCAGGACAGTCAAAGAATTGTCATGGATACACTTCTGCACATGGCAGCCTCGCGGTACAAAGCGCTGGTCGACGCGTTCGCATCCGGCATCCGGACCGGGCGGCTCGCCGCAGGCGTGCGGCTGCCGACACACCGCGGACTCGCCGCCCAGGAGGGCATCGCCGTGGTGACCGCGACCCGGGTGTACGCCGAGCTGGAAGCGATGGGCCTGGTGAGCCGGGAACAGGGCCGCGGCACGTTCGTGCGGGAGATCGCCGTTCCCGCCGGTCACGGCATCGATCAGCAGCTCGTCGCCACGGACGCGGTCGACCTGAGCTTCAACTATCCGTCGCTGCCCGGCCAATCCGATCTCCTGCGACAGGCCCTGCGAGAGGTGGCGACCTCCGGTGAACTCGACTCACTGCTGCGCTACCAACCACATCGAGGGCGTCCCCAGGACAGAGCCTCGATCGCACGGCACCTGAGGCGTCGAGGCATCAGCCCTGACGCCGATCAGACCCTCATCGTCAACGGTGCGCAGCACGGCCTGGCCATCACCGTCATGGCCGCGCTCAACGCCGGCGACGTCGTCGCGGTCGACGCACTCACCTACCCGGGTTTCAAGATCCTCGCGGATGCCTTTCGTCTGGACCTCGAGCCCATTCCCACAACCACCGACGGACCGGATCTCGATGCCTTCGAGAAGCTGTGCGCGAGCCGCCCTGTGCGCGCGGTCTACACCATGCCGACCTTGCACAACCCGCTGGGCTGGGTCATGCCGGAAAGTGAGCGCACGCGCCTGATCAAGATCGCTCGGCAGCATGGATCGCTCATCATCGAAGACGCCTCCTACGCCTACCTGGCCGAGGACCCTCCACCGCCTCTGGCTGACACCGCGCCGGACATCACTGTCTACGTCTCGGGCCTGTCCAAGAGCATTGCCACCGGCCTCCGGGTCGGCTTCGTCGTCGCCCCGCCCTCCATGGTGTCGTCGCTCGAACGCGCGATTCGGGCAACCACCTGGAACACCCCGGCCCTCACCACCGCGATCGCCTGCCGCTGGCTCGACGACGGCACGGTGGACCACCTGGAAGCGCAGAAACGAGACGACGCCAGGGCCCGCCAAGTACTCGCCAGACAGGAGCTGGCAGGACTGCCACTCATCAGCCACCCCTCGTCCTACTTCACATGGCTGCCGCTGCCCGACGACGCACGCGCCGATCGCCTGTGCGCCACCCTCGCCCGTCAGCGCATCTCCGTCAGCACGGCGGAGCCCTTCACCACCTCCAGGCACACACCACAGGCACTTCGCCTCGCCCTCGGCTCGACAGATCTGGACCGTCTCCGGTCGACGCTGCGCACAGTGCGACGGGTTGCCATCGAGGACGCCTGTGCCTGA
- a CDS encoding DJ-1/PfpI family protein, producing the protein MHIAILTFEGYNELDSLIALGVLNRIKTDGWRVTIATPSPKVTSMNGVTIEQMSTLEEACAADAVIVGSGIATREVVEDQAIMSVLRGLDPSRQLITAQCSGALVLAKLGLLHDIPACTDLTTKPWVIAAGVEVLNQPFYAKDNIATAGGCLASHYLAAWIIARLQGNDAAESALHYVAPVGEKEEYIERAWRNITPYLPAPTPALV; encoded by the coding sequence GTGCACATCGCCATCCTCACCTTCGAGGGCTACAACGAGCTCGACTCCCTGATCGCGCTCGGTGTGCTCAACCGCATCAAGACCGATGGCTGGCGCGTCACCATCGCCACCCCCAGCCCCAAGGTGACGTCGATGAACGGGGTGACCATCGAGCAGATGTCCACGCTCGAGGAGGCGTGTGCCGCTGACGCCGTCATCGTCGGCAGCGGCATCGCCACCCGCGAGGTCGTCGAAGACCAGGCGATCATGAGCGTCCTGCGCGGCCTGGACCCCTCGCGCCAACTCATCACGGCACAGTGCTCCGGCGCGCTCGTGCTGGCCAAGCTCGGCCTGCTCCACGACATCCCCGCCTGCACCGACCTGACCACCAAGCCCTGGGTCATTGCCGCCGGCGTCGAGGTGCTCAACCAGCCCTTCTACGCCAAGGACAACATCGCCACCGCCGGCGGCTGCCTGGCCTCGCACTACCTCGCCGCCTGGATCATCGCCCGCCTCCAGGGCAACGACGCCGCCGAAAGCGCGCTGCACTATGTCGCCCCGGTCGGCGAGAAGGAGGAATACATCGAGCGCGCATGGCGCAACATCACCCCCTACCTGCCCGCCCCCACACCCGCGCTCGTCTGA
- a CDS encoding Kelch repeat-containing protein, which translates to MPRNSPLTAVAGPPAPAPAEVASDLAAVGSWAPAGDLPQSGYFALPDASAVVLGEAYGHRVLIAGGEDAARTAQKGAALFDPVEKKWEPTGSLSVARRLHSTTKLADGRVLVVGGLTGPFTRPFAPLSSAEIYDPGTKTWKTTGGALHEARFSHSAIALGDGRVLVTGGLAPRDALTELSLSSAEIYDPVKDEWTQVSSMHDARSGHPTVALDRGRVLVVGGMLSIGRGLYTALAFCEVYDPAAGPNGTWTPAGSLQVARKAHQAVRLGDGSVLVTGGDSTGALHDWTYNAYSQWVTERFNPANGTWSEVEPMSVGRSHHRAVALRSGKVLVIGGTEDATFDVGYQNAEIYDPSVGPRGTWTSTGGMVTGRWAGVAAELEDGRVLAAGGLIRSGAASPDSADVITAASELFTA; encoded by the coding sequence ATGCCACGAAACAGTCCCCTCACCGCCGTCGCCGGCCCGCCCGCCCCTGCTCCTGCCGAGGTCGCTTCCGACCTGGCGGCGGTGGGCAGTTGGGCCCCCGCCGGTGACCTGCCGCAGTCCGGGTACTTCGCGCTGCCGGACGCTTCGGCGGTCGTGCTCGGCGAGGCGTACGGCCACCGGGTGCTGATCGCAGGCGGCGAGGACGCGGCCCGTACGGCGCAGAAGGGTGCGGCGCTCTTCGACCCTGTGGAGAAGAAGTGGGAGCCGACCGGCTCGCTGTCGGTGGCCCGACGGCTGCACAGCACGACGAAACTCGCGGACGGCCGCGTCCTCGTCGTGGGCGGACTCACCGGGCCCTTCACCCGCCCCTTCGCCCCGCTCTCCTCCGCCGAGATCTACGACCCCGGCACCAAGACCTGGAAGACCACGGGTGGTGCCCTGCACGAGGCCCGCTTCTCCCACTCCGCGATCGCGCTGGGCGACGGCCGGGTGCTCGTCACCGGAGGTCTCGCACCGCGCGACGCCCTCACCGAGCTGTCCCTGTCCTCCGCCGAGATCTACGACCCCGTCAAGGACGAGTGGACCCAGGTCTCGTCGATGCATGACGCCCGCAGCGGGCACCCCACGGTCGCCCTCGACCGCGGCCGGGTCCTGGTCGTCGGCGGCATGCTCTCCATCGGCCGCGGGCTCTACACCGCCTTGGCGTTCTGCGAGGTGTACGACCCCGCGGCCGGCCCGAACGGCACCTGGACCCCGGCCGGCAGCCTCCAGGTGGCCCGCAAGGCCCACCAGGCGGTCCGGCTGGGCGACGGATCGGTCCTGGTCACCGGAGGGGACAGCACGGGCGCGCTGCACGACTGGACGTACAACGCCTACAGCCAGTGGGTCACCGAGCGGTTCAACCCGGCGAACGGCACCTGGAGCGAGGTCGAGCCGATGTCGGTCGGCCGCAGCCATCACCGAGCCGTCGCGCTGCGCTCCGGCAAGGTGTTGGTGATCGGCGGCACGGAGGACGCCACATTCGACGTCGGCTACCAGAACGCCGAGATCTACGACCCCTCAGTCGGCCCGCGGGGCACCTGGACCTCGACCGGCGGCATGGTCACCGGCCGCTGGGCCGGCGTGGCGGCCGAGCTCGAGGACGGCCGTGTGCTCGCCGCCGGAGGCCTGATCCGTTCCGGCGCGGCATCCCCGGACAGCGCGGACGTCATCACCGCCGCATCCGAACTCTTCACGGCCTGA
- a CDS encoding Kelch repeat-containing protein has product MTRSSALAGGGLPSVAAGAAVGGWTAVGALPSPRQWPSSEESAVLLDDGTALAAGGAVVRGIGTGECLLFDPGSRTWQPTGGMQQPRLLHSLTKLEDGKVLAVGGMVQTDSLPFTYLATAELYDPARKTWTPAGKLATPRALHTATLLPGGKVLVAGGIGDQTPGVRRNLRSAEVYDPDSRTWTVAEPMTDARSDHIAVRLTDGRVLLVGGNAGADLYLHVRQSFCELYDPVTGTWAPTGSLRMPRSGHQATPLGDGTVLVTGGFPLTMRRARMFSAHSLWQTELYNPGSGLWTPSGSMPAGRSSHRALLLRSGRVLVLGGTDSATEDVGYAAATVYDPRTRTWTPAAGLTTGRSYCSATLLGDGTVLAAGGTVRSGMADPGYARDLLTETSELFTE; this is encoded by the coding sequence ATGACACGTTCGAGCGCCTTGGCCGGGGGCGGGCTGCCGTCCGTCGCCGCGGGTGCGGCCGTCGGCGGCTGGACCGCCGTCGGCGCGCTGCCCTCGCCGCGGCAGTGGCCGTCCTCGGAAGAGAGCGCAGTGCTGCTGGACGACGGGACGGCGCTGGCGGCGGGAGGCGCGGTGGTCCGTGGCATCGGCACCGGGGAGTGCCTGCTCTTCGACCCGGGGAGCAGGACCTGGCAGCCCACCGGAGGAATGCAACAGCCGCGCCTGCTGCACTCCTTGACCAAGCTGGAGGACGGCAAGGTCCTCGCGGTGGGCGGCATGGTGCAGACGGACAGCCTGCCGTTCACCTACCTCGCCACCGCCGAGCTCTACGACCCGGCCCGTAAGACCTGGACCCCGGCCGGAAAGCTGGCCACTCCCCGGGCCCTGCACACCGCGACCCTGCTCCCGGGCGGAAAGGTGCTGGTGGCGGGAGGGATCGGTGACCAAACTCCTGGCGTACGGCGCAACCTGCGCTCGGCCGAGGTGTACGACCCCGACTCCCGCACCTGGACTGTGGCCGAGCCGATGACCGACGCCCGCTCGGACCACATCGCCGTCCGGCTCACCGACGGTCGAGTGCTGCTGGTCGGCGGCAACGCGGGCGCAGACCTCTATCTGCACGTACGGCAGTCGTTCTGCGAGCTGTACGACCCGGTGACCGGCACCTGGGCCCCCACCGGAAGCCTCCGCATGCCCCGCAGCGGCCACCAGGCCACCCCGCTCGGCGACGGCACCGTCCTCGTCACCGGCGGATTCCCCCTCACCATGCGCCGGGCGCGGATGTTCTCCGCGCACAGCCTTTGGCAGACCGAGCTCTACAACCCGGGCTCCGGCCTGTGGACACCGAGCGGCAGCATGCCCGCCGGCCGGTCCTCCCACCGCGCGCTGCTGCTGCGTTCGGGCCGGGTCCTGGTCCTGGGCGGGACGGACTCGGCCACCGAGGACGTGGGGTACGCAGCCGCCACCGTGTACGACCCGAGGACCCGCACCTGGACCCCGGCCGCCGGACTGACCACCGGCCGCTCCTACTGCTCCGCGACCCTGCTGGGCGACGGAACGGTCCTGGCCGCCGGCGGAACCGTACGGTCGGGAATGGCGGATCCGGGCTACGCCCGGGACCTCCTGACCGAGACCAGCGAACTCTTCACCGAATAA